Proteins encoded in a region of the Desulfonatronovibrio magnus genome:
- a CDS encoding electron transport complex protein RnfA, with the protein MEEAINNNFFTALILIFLSAAFTNNILLSRFLGMCSVLGVSKKVDTSMGLGVAVIFVTTSTSGINYLIYNYLLIPLELEYLRLITFIVVIASFVQLVEMIVERVSLVLYNSLGIFLPLITVNCAILGVSLFMIGQPYSFLQALSFGAGSGFGWFLAIMLIGGIREKINENALPKGLAGPGITLIIIGIMSLAFVGFSGMISI; encoded by the coding sequence ATGGAAGAAGCCATAAACAATAATTTCTTTACTGCCCTTATTCTGATTTTCCTGTCAGCTGCATTTACCAACAATATCCTGCTGTCCAGATTCCTGGGCATGTGCTCTGTACTGGGCGTGTCCAAAAAAGTAGATACCAGCATGGGCCTGGGTGTAGCGGTCATATTTGTCACTACAAGTACTTCAGGCATTAACTATCTTATATATAATTACCTGCTCATACCCTTGGAGCTGGAATATTTGCGGCTGATAACATTTATCGTGGTCATCGCATCTTTTGTGCAGCTTGTGGAAATGATTGTTGAGCGGGTTTCCTTAGTGCTTTATAACTCTCTTGGCATTTTCCTGCCACTGATAACTGTCAACTGCGCCATTCTGGGTGTATCCCTGTTTATGATCGGTCAGCCCTATTCTTTTCTGCAGGCCCTGTCTTTCGGCGCTGGAAGCGGGTTCGGATGGTTCCTGGCCATCATGCTCATTGGAGGCATCAGGGAAAAAATCAATGAAAACGCATTGCCCAAAGGTCTGGCTGGCCCTGGGATCACGTTGATCATCATCGGCATCATGTCACTGGCCTTTGTGGGTTTTTCCGGCATGATCAGTATATGA